CCGGATGTCGCCGGCCAGCGCCGCCGGCCGCAGCGCCCGCCGGACGCGCGCCCACTCCGCCCGCAGGGAGCGGCGAAACTGGTCCCAACTGGGTTTGCCGGCGGGGCTCACGGGCCGTCTCTCCAGAATGCCGGGATCGCATCCGGCTGGAACGTCCTCAGCCGCTCCACGTACCGCGGCGGGCCCGCCACTTCGAACCGCCCGCGGACGCGGCGGTTTTCCATGCCGTCGGGCCGGAAGCGGTACAGCCCGGCGATTGTATAGGGGCCGTCCGGCGCGGTCCGGTCCAGGCCGTGCACTTCGGCGATTTCGACAATTTTCCGGCTGTGGTCGGGCAACATCTCCACCTGGATCACCACATGCACCGCCCGGGCGATCGTCTCCCGCACCGCCCGCGCCGACGATTCCAGGCCCGACTGCAGGTACAGCGTCTCCAGCGCCAGCAGCGCGTCGAAGGCGCTGTTGGCGTGGATGGTGCCGATGGCCGCCTGGCCGGTGTTCATCGCCCGGCAGAGGTCGTGCGCCTCCGGGCCCCGCACCTCGCCCACGATCAGCCAGCGCGGGTTCATCCGCAGGGCGTTGCGCACCAGGTCGCGCAGGGTGTATTCCGTGTCGTCGGCGTAGATCTTCTTCTTGGATTCCAGGGCGGCCCAGAGCTCGTGGCCGATCCGGATCTCCCGCGCGTCCTCCCCGGTCACGATCAGGTCGCCGTCCGGGATGAAGCTGCACAGGGCGTTGAGCAGGGTGGTCTTGCCGCTGCCCACGCCGCCGGAGATCAGAATGTTCCGGCCGGCGGCCACGATGCTTTTCAGCACGGCCAGCCCGGCCGGATCGAACGCACCCAGCCGCATCAGTTCGTCCACCCCCAGCGGGTCCTGGCCGTGGATCCGCAGGGCCACCAATGCCCCGCCGGCCGCGTAGCACGGCTCCATGATCACGTTGACCCGGGAGCCGTCGGGCAGCCGGGCGTCCAGAATCGGGTTGTCCCGGTCCAGCTTGCGCTTGATGAAGCGGGAGATGGCCTCCAGGCAGATGGCTAGGTCCTCGTCGGAGCGCCAGCCGCCGGCGAACCGGGCGAATTCCGAGCGGCGGCGGCGGACGTAGATTTTCCGGGCGCTGAAGACCAGGATGTCGGTCATCTCCGGATCGGCCAGGAGCGGCTTGAGCGGTCCCAGCGTGTCCTGGATGATTTCGGCGGTCAGCTCCATGGCGACGCCCGGTTACTCGTCCTCCGGCGCGGCCGCTTGTCCGGGCGCGGATTCGCCCCGGACGAAGGCCACCCGGCCGGCCTCCAGTCTCAGACGGGCGGAGTACCGGCGGGACCCGTCCCGGGTGACGAAGCCGTCCAGCCGGTCCGTCTCCCCCCTGGCCAGCAGGTCCTCCACCGCCTCCTCGGGCAGCAGGAGCCCGCCGTATTCCTTCCAGATGGTCAGCGGGCACTTGTTCTTGGGAAAATTCGTGCAGCCGTATGCCTTCGGGCTGCTGGCATACACCCAGCCGCCGCACAGGGGGCAGCGGCCGTACACCGGCACCTCCACATCCACTTCCTGGCCATACAGCCGTCCGGTCAGGGTCACGGTTTCCATGGGTCCCTCCTCTCCTGTTGCTGCGTCAGCCGCATCAGGAATGCGGCCGCCTGCAGCAGGGTCTCGTCCAGCGTCGGACGGCCGAAGGCGTACCGGATATACCGGGCCTTGTTCGTCCGGACGTTGAGCATGTAGGCCTCGAGCAGCACGCCGGCCAGGCCCGGGCGGGCGGTGCGGTCCACCCCCAGGAGACACACCCCCGTTTCCAGGTCGGACCGGCCCACCGGCCGCAGGCCGGCGTCCACCGCGCCGGCGACCAGCGCGTAGCGCAGCGCCGCCTCGTAGTGCGTCAGCTCCGGCACGCAGCGGACCACCCGCAGGCGGACGGTCGTGCCTGCCGGGGGCGTGTAGCCCTCGTCGTGGCGGTAGCCGAAGAACGGGTTGCCGCGCAGCCTGGCGTAGATCTCCGGGGTGAAAAATTTGCCGATCGTTTGCGGGTCGTCCCGCACATCCGGAGAATCCTCCAGAAACGGCCGGAACTCCGCCATCCGGCGCATGAACTCCAGGTCCGCCGCCGATTCCGCGCCGGCGGGCGGCGACGGAGCGCCCTGCCCCGCCGCCGCGGCGGCCAGCAGGCCGATGCACCCGAACAGAATCAGGCGGGTCTTAACGCGCATAGCTCCGCTCGTCGATCCGGCTGTAGGCGCTGATTTCCACATCGTCGGCCAGGTACACCTTGACCTTCTTGCCGGCGTCCACGGTGATGGTGGGGACGATGTTGGTGTAGCGCTGCATGATGGTGTTGAGGATCTTCTCGAAGTTGTCGGTGGTGTCCTCGATGACGTAGGCCCGGCCGGAGTAGGGGTCGGTGTGCTGCTGGGCGGCCGCCCCGAGTCCCTCGATGGCGCCCACGAACAGCGCCGTGCCGAACTGCAGCATCCAGTGGCGGTTCACCTTGGACACGACGCCGTGGGCGCCGGTTTGATCCAGCGCCCGGGCGGCCTTTTTCGACTCCGGGAAATAGACCAGGCTGCCGTTGGGCAGCACCATGCGGTTGAATTTGACAAACAGCCGCGCGGCCCCCATGTAATCGACCGCCTGGCTGAGCCCGATCAGCCGGGTGCCGGTCGGGAACACGACCCATTTCCCGGCCGGATCGAAGTGGTCCTTGGCGACGTAGCACACCACCGGCGAGGGTTCCGTGTCGGCCACGATGCGGTTTTGCAGCACCGTGTCGATGAAGTCGCCCTCATACAACCGCACCGCCGGCCGGTCGCCATAGGCGACCTGGGAGACCCGGGCGCCCGCGAGGCGGGGCGGGCCGCCGTCCCCTGCCCGTTCGTTGTGCGCGCCGAGGCGGGCGGCGGAATCCGCCGCCTCCGGCTCGGCCCTGTCCGGGCGCATCTCCGCCGGGCCCGACCGGGCCGGCGGTTCGTCATACAGATCGGCCTGCTTCATCGTCCGCGAGTAGCAGAACATGGTCTGCCGTTCCCGGGCGTAGTCCTTGTCCCGTTGTTCGGCGGCGGCCCGGGTGTCGGCACTCCGGGACTCCGCGCCGCGGTACAGCAGGCGGCTGTCGGCCGCCTCCGCCGGCCGGGCCGGCGCCGCCGTCAGGGCCGCGTCCTGCTGCGCCGCCGCCTGCTGCAGGATGCCGCGAATCATCAGGTTGCCCTCGGCCCTCGTATGTTGGGCTTCGGCCGCCTGCTGGGCGATGGCTTCCGGCGTCATCTCCCGGGTCTGCGCCGCCGGATCGGCCAGGACGTCCGTCTGGTGCAGCGTCCGGTCCTTCAGGTTCATCCGGCTTTTCCGCTCGATTTCCGCCAGGATCTTCTGCTGGGCCTGGGCGTCGGCGCTCGGGGCCGTTGTCTCCGGCCGGCCGGAATTGCCCAGGGCGGCCAGGATGACCACGCCCAGGAGGATCAGCAGCACCATGCCGACGCCGCCGGCCACCAGAAAGGCCCGGGGCCGGCGCGGTGGCTTCCCGCCGCCCGGAAGCTCGTCCCGCGACTCGAAAACGTGCGTGTCCTCACGGGACACCCGGCCGGCGTCCCGTTCCTCTGCCGGCCCGGTCCGGTCTCCGGTTGCTGCAGCCATCATCGCCCCTCGCGGGTGATGTCCACGGTCTGTTTGTCCAGCTTCAGCACGAGCCGGTCGGCGGCATGGCCGAGCACGTGGCTGACCCGGTAATACCCGCCCTGATCGGTGTAGGCCAGCGGCTCGAGCTGGTCCTTTTTGGCCCCCCGGCCCAGCAGGTACACCGCCGGCTTGACCTGGGCCCGCGGCATGAAAATGTACGTAAACACGCCGTCATCGGCCACCCGCTCCACCGGGAAGGCGTCGCCCTGGATCCGGTAGTTGCTCTGCACCTTGGCCAGCAGGTGCAGCCGCTGGGCCTCCAGTTGCTTGTCCAGTTCCACCTGGTGGCTCCGCTCCAGATTCTCCGTCTGCCGGCGGACCTCTCCGGCGACGGTTTGCCGGAACAGGTTCTTGTCGTGCGCCTCGATCACCACCAGCGTGTCGGCGACCGGCGCCGGCGCGGGCGACACCAGAAACACGTAGGTCGCGCCGCTGTCCGTGTGCACCACGGCGGTGGTCTCCTTGTTCTCGGCCAGGGCCTTGATGACGGCGATGGTGCCGTTGGACTGGCCGAAGAACAGCTTGGAATCCGACACCACGAAGTCCTGAATCCGTGCCCCCTCGGGCAGCTTGAAGGTGGTGCCAATCCCCACCGGCGACACCACCGGATAGACCGTGTCTTCGTTCTCCCCGTCGAAGTTGGCCACCAGCGTCCGCAGCGTCACGCCGAGGGCGCAGACGCCGAGCGCCAGCCCGAGAACCGCCCCCACCACGATTCGGTTCATATCACTCCTCCCGCACGAAATTGCTCTGCGAATACTCCACCAGCAGCAGGCCGCTGGGCGTGTCCGCCGTCCGCGGCACCGTCTTGAGCCGCAGCGAGGCCACCCGCCGCTGGCTGTCCGTCAGACCCTGCGGCGAAATGGCTTTGCTGCTGAAATAACACTGCACCAGAATATTGGGACTGGTTTGCAGGATGTTGACCGCCTGGAGCTCGACCACGCCCTGATCCCCCGCCTGCAAGTGCCGTTGCCGCGCCTCAATGTTGACGGCGTCCTTGATCTGCAGGGTCGCGTCCGGGACGCAGCAGCGGAAGGCCTCCGCCAGGTTGGACGAGGCGGTGTAGCG
This genomic interval from Acidobacteriota bacterium contains the following:
- a CDS encoding CpaF family protein; its protein translation is MELTAEIIQDTLGPLKPLLADPEMTDILVFSARKIYVRRRRSEFARFAGGWRSDEDLAICLEAISRFIKRKLDRDNPILDARLPDGSRVNVIMEPCYAAGGALVALRIHGQDPLGVDELMRLGAFDPAGLAVLKSIVAAGRNILISGGVGSGKTTLLNALCSFIPDGDLIVTGEDAREIRIGHELWAALESKKKIYADDTEYTLRDLVRNALRMNPRWLIVGEVRGPEAHDLCRAMNTGQAAIGTIHANSAFDALLALETLYLQSGLESSARAVRETIARAVHVVIQVEMLPDHSRKIVEIAEVHGLDRTAPDGPYTIAGLYRFRPDGMENRRVRGRFEVAGPPRYVERLRTFQPDAIPAFWRDGP
- a CDS encoding TrbI/VirB10 family protein, whose protein sequence is MAAATGDRTGPAEERDAGRVSREDTHVFESRDELPGGGKPPRRPRAFLVAGGVGMVLLILLGVVILAALGNSGRPETTAPSADAQAQQKILAEIERKSRMNLKDRTLHQTDVLADPAAQTREMTPEAIAQQAAEAQHTRAEGNLMIRGILQQAAAQQDAALTAAPARPAEAADSRLLYRGAESRSADTRAAAEQRDKDYARERQTMFCYSRTMKQADLYDEPPARSGPAEMRPDRAEPEAADSAARLGAHNERAGDGGPPRLAGARVSQVAYGDRPAVRLYEGDFIDTVLQNRIVADTEPSPVVCYVAKDHFDPAGKWVVFPTGTRLIGLSQAVDYMGAARLFVKFNRMVLPNGSLVYFPESKKAARALDQTGAHGVVSKVNRHWMLQFGTALFVGAIEGLGAAAQQHTDPYSGRAYVIEDTTDNFEKILNTIMQRYTNIVPTITVDAGKKVKVYLADDVEISAYSRIDERSYAR
- a CDS encoding TrbG/VirB9 family P-type conjugative transfer protein, which codes for MNRIVVGAVLGLALGVCALGVTLRTLVANFDGENEDTVYPVVSPVGIGTTFKLPEGARIQDFVVSDSKLFFGQSNGTIAVIKALAENKETTAVVHTDSGATYVFLVSPAPAPVADTLVVIEAHDKNLFRQTVAGEVRRQTENLERSHQVELDKQLEAQRLHLLAKVQSNYRIQGDAFPVERVADDGVFTYIFMPRAQVKPAVYLLGRGAKKDQLEPLAYTDQGGYYRVSHVLGHAADRLVLKLDKQTVDITREGR